A stretch of Candidatus Methylacidithermus pantelleriae DNA encodes these proteins:
- a CDS encoding ABC transporter ATP-binding protein, whose amino-acid sequence MTPEPPAIEVSGLSYRYGDRVALRELDFSILPGEIVGILGPNGSGKTTLFRILATLYPPQEGRVCVCGHPYPERVAVVREKLGVVFQAPSLDKKLTVYENLLHQGHLYGLCGKELALRIGYLLEVFRIHDRARDLVENLSGGLQRRVELAKGILHAPELLLMDEPTTGLDPLARREFWSFLQELQAEEDLTIIVTTHLMDEADRCDRLLVLDQGQLVAMDTPAHLRSLVSGTILLIRSPAPNELASRLKETLGREVLCEDGTLRLETEAESSQEEVTQLVGELLSRFRDKIESLTVAQPTLEDAFIRLTGHRFERNEQRENHG is encoded by the coding sequence GTGACACCAGAACCGCCAGCGATTGAGGTTAGCGGGCTTTCCTATCGTTACGGGGACCGGGTAGCGCTGCGAGAACTGGATTTTTCCATCCTTCCGGGTGAGATTGTGGGGATTCTTGGGCCCAATGGCAGCGGGAAAACGACCCTTTTTCGGATTCTAGCAACCCTTTACCCACCCCAAGAAGGGAGGGTGTGCGTGTGTGGCCACCCGTATCCGGAAAGGGTTGCGGTGGTGCGAGAAAAACTAGGGGTTGTCTTCCAGGCCCCCAGCCTCGACAAGAAACTGACCGTTTATGAAAACCTTCTCCACCAGGGTCACTTGTATGGCTTGTGCGGCAAGGAGCTAGCCTTGCGCATCGGGTACCTCTTGGAAGTGTTTCGGATCCACGATCGGGCCCGGGATTTAGTAGAAAACCTCTCCGGGGGACTCCAGCGTCGAGTGGAACTGGCCAAAGGAATCCTTCACGCACCTGAGCTTCTTCTCATGGACGAGCCAACAACGGGCCTTGATCCACTGGCCCGGCGAGAGTTCTGGAGCTTTCTTCAAGAGCTCCAGGCCGAAGAAGATCTTACCATTATCGTGACTACCCACCTTATGGATGAAGCCGACCGGTGTGATCGCCTCCTTGTCCTAGACCAAGGACAACTCGTTGCCATGGACACCCCGGCACACCTGCGAAGTTTGGTTTCCGGAACGATTCTTCTTATCCGTAGCCCGGCTCCCAACGAACTTGCTTCTCGTTTGAAGGAGACACTTGGCCGAGAGGTTTTGTGTGAAGATGGGACGCTTCGCTTGGAAACCGAGGCAGAAAGCTCCCAAGAGGAAGTGACCCAGCTCGTGGGGGAGCTTCTTTCCCGCTTCCGGGATAAGATCGAGTCGTTAACCGTGGCCCAACCCACCCTGGAAGATGCCTTCATCCGGTTGACAGGACATCGTTTTGAGCGCAATGAGCAAAGGGAAAACCATGGCTAG
- a CDS encoding ABC transporter permease — MARTVESKQAEWVPPVTTRPGGSKVAKREAQVSVKNLRFRWSRWVLAVWTLWRREVVRFLRQKNRIVGALGTPVVFWLLIGSGVGRSFQAPVPGGRSDYLWYFFPGILLLIILFTAIFSTISVIEDRKEGFLQGVLVSPTPRSAVVTSKLLGGSSLGLLQCWVVYALALVAGLPFSFYAFFGLSAALWILGLGLTALGFLMAWPLDSVQGYHALMNLFLMPLWLLSGALFPPQGSARWIGWIIEANPLYYGLELVRSFLWNAPLDPLRGSLFWAVLLGFTAVLSMGCTIMMDKICVRHP, encoded by the coding sequence ATGGCTAGAACGGTAGAATCCAAACAGGCAGAATGGGTTCCTCCTGTCACCACCCGGCCGGGGGGATCGAAGGTTGCAAAGAGAGAAGCGCAGGTTTCTGTAAAGAATCTTCGCTTCCGTTGGTCGAGATGGGTCCTAGCCGTTTGGACTCTGTGGCGAAGGGAAGTCGTCCGGTTCTTGCGCCAAAAGAATCGGATTGTGGGAGCTCTCGGCACCCCTGTGGTTTTCTGGCTTTTGATTGGGTCCGGTGTCGGGCGGTCCTTTCAAGCTCCGGTCCCAGGGGGCCGGTCCGATTATCTCTGGTACTTTTTTCCGGGTATCCTTCTTCTGATCATTCTTTTCACGGCCATTTTTTCAACTATTTCCGTCATTGAAGACCGAAAGGAAGGATTTTTGCAGGGAGTTCTTGTTTCCCCAACTCCCCGCAGCGCAGTGGTCACATCTAAGCTTTTAGGAGGTAGTAGCTTGGGCCTTCTCCAGTGCTGGGTGGTTTACGCGCTAGCTCTGGTCGCGGGGTTACCCTTTTCCTTTTACGCCTTTTTCGGTCTTAGCGCCGCGCTATGGATCCTGGGGCTTGGACTTACTGCTCTTGGTTTTCTTATGGCCTGGCCGCTCGATTCCGTTCAAGGGTATCACGCGCTCATGAACCTTTTTCTTATGCCTCTTTGGCTTCTTTCCGGTGCTCTCTTTCCACCACAAGGTTCTGCTCGTTGGATCGGATGGATCATTGAAGCGAATCCCTTGTACTATGGACTTGAACTGGTTCGATCCTTCCTTTGGAACGCTCCTCTTGATCCGCTCCGGGGGAGTCTCTTTTGGGCTGTGCTCCTTGGTTTTACTGCCGTCCTCTCAATGGGTTGTACCATCATGATGGACAAGATTTGCGTTCGGCATCCTTAG